The following are from one region of the Thermococcus cleftensis genome:
- a CDS encoding HdeD family acid-resistance protein, translated as MEYGELGKNWVWLLGLGIIFITLGFAGLLLLPLVSITSVAIFGAFMLVGGALQMGQGIFKAKDWKSRTLHILMGLIYVIGGIATLENPVLATTVLTLVLGFSLIAIGAIRIAVAFQNKDVSQWALMTLSGVLSVILGFLIVLQWPWSSLWAIGLFVSLDLIMSGANFIAIALTARMSGSAVPARG; from the coding sequence ATGGAATACGGTGAGCTTGGAAAGAACTGGGTCTGGCTTCTCGGCCTCGGGATAATCTTCATAACCCTCGGCTTTGCCGGACTGCTCCTCCTGCCGCTGGTGAGCATAACCAGCGTTGCCATATTCGGAGCCTTCATGCTCGTGGGAGGGGCACTCCAGATGGGGCAGGGAATCTTCAAGGCCAAGGACTGGAAGAGCAGGACGCTACACATCTTAATGGGGCTCATATACGTCATCGGCGGCATAGCGACGCTTGAAAACCCGGTTCTGGCCACGACGGTACTCACACTCGTCCTCGGGTTCTCACTGATAGCGATAGGGGCGATAAGGATCGCAGTAGCGTTTCAGAACAAGGACGTCAGCCAGTGGGCCCTCATGACGCTCTCAGGAGTGCTAAGCGTTATCCTCGGCTTCCTGATAGTCCTCCAGTGGCCCTGGTCAAGCCTCTGGGCGATTGGCCTCTTCGTGTCCCTCGACCTGATAATGAGCGGGGCCAACTTCATAGCCATAGCACTGACCGCCAGGATGTCCGGAAGCGCT